In Stieleria varia, one genomic interval encodes:
- a CDS encoding FkbM family methyltransferase produces MNAAAVLTSVLALLVSTAAIAISWKIWQKLREVHLRLHRSEQHRQVLEQNLGIISRATSQAIAAQLVDRPFDKIRCAAQHGEELYLWQALNYRTQGVFIEIGAYDGISLSNSLFFESIGWRSLLIEAHPELVAKCRTNRPAATVVHAALGEVDGPTLEFSMVRGPNGMDTLSFLGQAPDHEARILSRGGTIEKTTVPARTLKSVLAEHSIDAIDCMSIDVEGAELAVLKAANLGTLRPRLIVVEDNSGGSDLSVSEFLKQNGYVQSGTVGCNVMYTSLASHR; encoded by the coding sequence ATGAACGCTGCAGCAGTCCTCACATCCGTCCTTGCGTTGCTTGTCTCCACTGCGGCGATTGCGATCTCGTGGAAGATCTGGCAGAAGCTTCGTGAAGTTCACTTGCGGCTGCACCGTTCCGAGCAGCATCGCCAAGTGTTGGAGCAAAATCTTGGCATCATCAGTCGCGCGACCAGCCAAGCGATCGCAGCACAATTGGTCGATCGGCCGTTTGATAAAATCCGATGCGCAGCTCAGCACGGGGAAGAGCTTTATCTGTGGCAGGCTCTCAATTACCGAACTCAGGGTGTGTTCATTGAGATCGGTGCCTACGACGGAATCAGTCTCAGCAATAGCCTCTTTTTTGAGTCGATCGGGTGGCGATCCCTCCTCATTGAGGCACACCCGGAATTGGTTGCAAAGTGCAGAACGAATCGCCCCGCCGCGACAGTGGTCCATGCGGCACTCGGTGAAGTGGATGGGCCGACCCTAGAGTTCTCGATGGTTCGAGGCCCCAACGGCATGGACACGCTGAGCTTCCTCGGTCAAGCTCCGGATCATGAAGCAAGGATTCTATCTCGGGGCGGAACGATTGAGAAAACCACGGTTCCAGCACGAACCCTCAAGTCCGTGCTCGCTGAGCATTCCATTGACGCGATCGACTGCATGAGCATCGACGTCGAAGGCGCTGAACTCGCGGTCCTCAAAGCCGCCAATCTGGGAACCCTGCGTCCGCGACTGATTGTTGTGGAAGACAACAGTGGGGGATCTGATTTGTCAGTCAGCGAATTTCTCAAACAAAACGGCTATGTCCAATCCGGTACCGTCGGATGCAATGTCATGTACACTTCGCTCGCCTCTCATCGATAG
- a CDS encoding glycosyltransferase family 10 domain-containing protein gives MPDCSLNSDAIRIDCRGIKIGPPTVEIRWADQLYQFVLDDVLKRGASFHAGLFANMHVTDEAALSYPRHQRFAALLESPINACYEHLSLLEQRFDCIYTHQHHLIQKGAPYRELHFGTNWVSVWTDSDSDSVLKSQTEKVKHVSFMGSIQHTDSGAYSFRRSVAQHALERSDVDCFGKGIKEVGGKEEAIAPYRFSIAMENAASDFYFSEKLIDCLLVDTIPIYYGCDGIGKLFDQRGLLCFSTLDELEQILSRVNSELYDHLKPFALKNKEIAIRNGWHSHPSLFRRVAQSLPPGLGSWQPISITPPSVFHRAAKKLATMFSLNR, from the coding sequence ATGCCCGATTGCAGTTTGAATTCCGATGCGATTCGCATTGATTGCAGAGGAATCAAGATCGGTCCGCCGACGGTCGAGATCCGATGGGCGGATCAGCTTTACCAATTCGTTTTGGATGACGTACTCAAGCGCGGAGCTTCCTTTCATGCCGGCTTGTTTGCGAATATGCACGTCACCGACGAAGCCGCATTGAGCTATCCTCGCCACCAGCGTTTTGCAGCACTGCTGGAAAGCCCGATCAATGCGTGTTACGAGCACCTAAGTCTTTTGGAGCAGAGATTTGATTGTATCTACACGCATCAGCACCACCTGATTCAAAAAGGGGCTCCTTACCGCGAACTCCACTTTGGTACGAATTGGGTTAGCGTTTGGACAGACTCAGACAGCGACTCCGTTCTGAAATCACAGACCGAGAAAGTCAAACACGTCTCCTTCATGGGCAGCATTCAGCACACCGACTCGGGAGCCTACAGCTTTCGTCGCAGTGTTGCCCAGCACGCTTTGGAGCGATCAGATGTGGATTGTTTTGGGAAAGGCATCAAAGAAGTGGGCGGTAAGGAGGAAGCGATCGCTCCGTACCGCTTCTCCATCGCAATGGAAAACGCGGCTTCCGATTTCTACTTTTCCGAAAAACTGATCGATTGCTTGTTGGTGGATACGATTCCGATCTACTACGGCTGCGATGGCATCGGAAAGCTCTTCGATCAACGAGGATTGCTGTGCTTCTCGACACTCGATGAGCTTGAACAGATACTGTCCCGAGTGAACTCGGAGTTATACGATCATCTGAAGCCGTTCGCGTTAAAGAACAAAGAAATCGCGATCCGAAACGGCTGGCACTCGCATCCCTCTTTGTTTCGGCGTGTGGCGCAATCACTGCCCCCGGGGCTCGGCTCCTGGCAACCCATTTCGATCACTCCCCCGAGCGTTTTTCATCGCGCTGCAAAAAAACTCGCGACGATGTTCTCGCTGAATCGCTAG
- a CDS encoding sulfotransferase, producing MMTQILSAWKQFPRQHAQLRGFPSGPPIFIGGTHRSGTTWFASMMAEPGLWYIHEPFNPNKNIWSQGFTYASPSCKRSDIDSYVAAILDGRFRITSITPNTHHRLMPLRLFRPPIRRTMIKDPLACLLTGYLAEHFDFQTLALFRHPAGFVSSILRLGWPIGDLIKDFLSRQDLIEDHLHPHVDLMETHQNGNDAAAATVLHGVLNLVQWNQLQQNPRIVHYLFEELCEHPIESFQTIFHEVGLPYTEETRERHTRLCMNGSIDPGDYHTHAVNRNSAAMADSWKRQLSGEQILQVQRVWDRFDVPLYREPHWWSTMPSTERV from the coding sequence ATGATGACTCAGATCTTGTCCGCCTGGAAACAGTTCCCGAGGCAACATGCACAGCTGCGTGGTTTCCCAAGTGGACCGCCGATCTTCATCGGCGGAACCCACCGAAGTGGCACGACATGGTTCGCCAGCATGATGGCCGAACCGGGACTGTGGTACATCCATGAACCGTTCAATCCCAACAAAAACATTTGGTCACAAGGATTTACCTACGCATCGCCCAGCTGCAAACGCAGCGACATCGACAGCTATGTAGCGGCGATTCTGGATGGCCGCTTTCGAATCACGTCCATTACACCAAACACACACCATCGCCTGATGCCTCTCAGGCTATTTCGCCCGCCGATCCGCCGGACCATGATCAAAGATCCTCTGGCATGCCTGCTTACGGGATACTTGGCCGAACATTTTGATTTTCAAACGCTCGCTCTCTTTCGACACCCGGCCGGATTCGTTTCCAGCATCCTGCGACTCGGTTGGCCGATCGGCGATCTCATTAAAGATTTCCTTTCACGCCAAGATTTGATCGAGGATCACTTGCATCCTCATGTCGATCTGATGGAGACGCATCAAAATGGAAACGACGCCGCTGCGGCGACCGTTCTGCACGGAGTTTTGAATCTCGTGCAGTGGAATCAGCTGCAGCAGAATCCCAGGATTGTCCACTATCTATTCGAGGAGCTTTGCGAGCATCCGATCGAAAGTTTTCAAACAATCTTCCACGAAGTCGGCTTGCCATACACCGAAGAAACGCGTGAGCGACACACCCGTTTGTGCATGAATGGATCAATTGACCCGGGCGACTACCATACCCACGCCGTCAACCGCAACAGTGCCGCTATGGCGGACAGTTGGAAACGACAGTTGAGCGGCGAACAAATCCTCCAGGTCCAACGGGTCTGGGATCGATTTGACGTCCCTCTGTATCGTGAACCCCACTGGTGGTCGACGATGCCAAGCACAGAGCGAGTGTAA
- a CDS encoding galactosyltransferase-related protein, which produces MDGISLNSLRQRIGCWLHERWKTELVLNAPSVANQFGLSWLDLCNRSERLVKDTVTGGRYCDWQDSSKLTVTRLFPRVSQRLFHHCNNLFPISFTEQDPTKGTPLLSFVVGVRGLNRAAQFEASISSMLSQLGIPTEVIVVEQGTKSEYAHRIPAGVRHKLLLLKEESLPYNRSWGLNVGVRMARGRYVALMDADMLIPEDFACECVRVLDKGLEAIRPVRFIFYLSREDSAIVQRTRTVDAVEHIECVVHNAPNPIVIQRDAYLRIGGHDESFYGWGGEDNEFIDRMRTLKIGESGFLPIAHLWHETASRDADVGNFLSQKRLLAPKVRIEKLAHTNFGSEAPQHDWCRP; this is translated from the coding sequence GTGGATGGCATTTCATTGAACAGCCTTAGGCAGAGAATCGGATGCTGGCTGCATGAGCGTTGGAAAACCGAGCTTGTCCTGAACGCACCAAGCGTTGCAAATCAGTTTGGACTCTCATGGTTGGATCTGTGCAACAGGAGCGAGAGACTGGTCAAAGATACTGTGACCGGTGGCCGCTACTGCGATTGGCAGGACAGTTCAAAGCTAACGGTCACGCGATTATTCCCACGAGTATCTCAACGACTGTTTCATCACTGCAACAACCTGTTTCCGATTTCATTCACTGAGCAGGATCCAACCAAAGGGACGCCGCTGCTCAGTTTTGTTGTCGGCGTGCGGGGACTCAACCGGGCCGCCCAATTCGAGGCTTCGATCTCGTCGATGCTTTCCCAACTCGGAATACCGACCGAGGTGATCGTGGTTGAGCAGGGCACAAAAAGCGAATACGCGCATCGCATTCCCGCTGGGGTGCGGCACAAACTTCTTCTACTGAAAGAGGAAAGCTTGCCCTACAATCGTTCTTGGGGACTAAACGTCGGTGTCAGGATGGCCCGCGGACGCTACGTCGCGTTGATGGACGCAGACATGTTGATACCGGAGGATTTTGCTTGCGAATGCGTGCGAGTTCTCGATAAAGGATTGGAAGCGATTCGTCCCGTCCGATTCATTTTCTACCTGTCTCGCGAGGATTCCGCGATCGTTCAACGCACGAGGACCGTTGACGCCGTCGAGCATATTGAATGCGTTGTCCACAATGCACCCAATCCGATCGTGATTCAACGCGACGCGTACCTACGTATTGGTGGCCACGACGAATCGTTTTACGGGTGGGGTGGAGAAGACAACGAGTTCATTGATCGAATGCGAACGCTGAAAATCGGCGAATCCGGATTTCTGCCGATTGCTCATTTGTGGCACGAGACCGCGAGCCGAGACGCCGACGTGGGAAATTTCCTATCTCAAAAACGCTTACTTGCACCGAAAGTGCGAATTGAGAAACTGGCCCACACCAATTTCGGTTCGGAGGCTCCCCAGCATGATTGGTGTCGTCCGTGA
- a CDS encoding acyltransferase, whose protein sequence is MLNWIRGLALLRFPEIVRDLGERRFHLQRIEEIQSSASGCKIDRDIRMIGYRKDLCDLSDRVNICGGTILAFGDELNGFGRISIGAETWIGEYNNLRAGGGDIVIGSGCLISQFCSLVASNHGTSRGTPIKDQTPPPHKRGVIIGNDVWIGASAIITPGVAVHRGAIVGAGSVVTRDIPEYEIWAGVPAKRIASRD, encoded by the coding sequence ATGCTGAATTGGATTCGAGGACTGGCCTTGCTTCGCTTTCCAGAAATCGTTCGGGATTTGGGCGAACGCCGCTTTCACCTGCAGCGGATCGAAGAGATCCAGAGTTCCGCATCGGGCTGCAAAATTGATCGTGACATCCGAATGATCGGATACCGTAAGGACCTCTGCGACCTCAGCGACAGGGTGAACATCTGCGGGGGAACCATCCTCGCGTTCGGTGACGAGCTCAACGGCTTCGGCCGTATTTCCATCGGCGCCGAAACTTGGATCGGAGAATACAATAATCTCCGAGCGGGAGGCGGAGACATCGTCATTGGCTCAGGTTGTCTGATCAGCCAATTTTGTTCCCTCGTGGCAAGCAATCACGGAACTTCCCGAGGAACCCCCATCAAAGATCAAACTCCCCCACCGCATAAACGCGGAGTGATCATCGGCAATGACGTGTGGATCGGTGCCAGCGCGATCATCACGCCAGGGGTTGCCGTGCATCGTGGGGCGATCGTCGGCGCGGGCAGCGTCGTCACTCGCGATATCCCAGAGTATGAAATATGGGCCGGCGTACCTGCAAAGCGGATTGCTTCGCGAGACTAA
- a CDS encoding glycosyltransferase family 4 protein, whose product MASTRWQVMMAGNAKILFVAPSAYTLGGLSTWLDYLLPGLNAEGWDVTLGLVAGPRHHQPDRYLHVHPFKKTVSIDCPDSTPAGRIRSLRRTIQHLAPNVVLSVNIPDAIRAAAMERCRGRDTRAVMTCHGIQEDLFADMKRLRDELDAVVCTNRLACRLATELGEVPEDRVFHCAYGTHVPPLLPQRSPNPVFTIGYSGRLEQPQKRIHDLIEIAIRLRRAGRVFRFLVAGTGPEQEMFLSRVEQCDLSAHFEFLGFLQPTELNDKLYLVCDALIVTSSWETGPIVIWESMAAGTPVISSRYTGSGLEGLLHHKQNCMLFDVANVDAAAEQIIAIEDQLRLRDQIRQNAFQTVTEKLSCEVSVANWSRILNALIQMTPKIGEIHCQLPPSGRLDPIVGHRIAGFVRKMVRHQPPDNGPGGEWPHTLSGSKTSHEAFLVLAGERDHGESPRK is encoded by the coding sequence ATGGCTTCGACGCGTTGGCAAGTGATGATGGCGGGCAATGCAAAAATACTGTTCGTCGCGCCTTCAGCGTATACGCTTGGCGGACTGTCCACCTGGTTAGATTATCTGCTGCCCGGTCTGAACGCGGAGGGGTGGGATGTCACACTCGGCCTTGTGGCAGGTCCCCGCCATCACCAACCGGACCGTTACTTGCACGTTCATCCGTTCAAAAAAACGGTGTCAATCGACTGTCCGGATTCGACACCAGCGGGTCGCATAAGGTCCCTCCGTCGAACGATCCAGCATTTGGCTCCGAACGTCGTGTTGTCGGTCAACATACCTGACGCAATCCGCGCTGCGGCAATGGAGCGATGCCGCGGCAGAGACACCCGAGCCGTCATGACGTGCCACGGAATCCAGGAGGATCTGTTCGCGGACATGAAGCGGCTGCGTGACGAACTGGATGCCGTGGTCTGCACCAACAGATTGGCGTGCCGACTGGCGACTGAGTTGGGCGAAGTTCCGGAGGACCGAGTTTTCCACTGCGCATACGGGACTCATGTGCCGCCACTGCTTCCACAACGATCACCAAACCCGGTGTTCACGATCGGATATTCGGGGCGTCTGGAACAGCCTCAAAAACGAATCCACGACCTCATTGAGATCGCCATCAGACTCCGCCGCGCTGGCCGAGTCTTTCGCTTTCTGGTTGCAGGAACGGGGCCCGAACAAGAGATGTTCCTGAGTCGTGTCGAGCAATGCGATCTCTCTGCTCATTTTGAGTTTCTGGGATTTCTTCAACCGACAGAACTCAATGATAAACTTTACCTCGTCTGCGACGCATTGATTGTAACCTCAAGCTGGGAAACTGGACCGATTGTTATCTGGGAAAGCATGGCAGCGGGTACACCCGTGATTTCTTCTCGCTACACCGGTAGCGGACTTGAAGGACTGCTCCACCATAAGCAGAACTGTATGCTGTTTGACGTTGCGAACGTGGACGCCGCCGCTGAACAAATCATTGCCATTGAAGATCAACTCCGATTGCGTGATCAGATCCGTCAGAATGCATTCCAAACCGTCACGGAGAAGCTCTCTTGTGAAGTATCGGTTGCGAACTGGAGTCGAATCCTGAATGCCCTCATCCAGATGACGCCGAAGATTGGCGAGATCCACTGTCAACTGCCTCCCTCGGGAAGACTTGATCCGATCGTCGGTCATCGCATCGCAGGCTTTGTAAGAAAGATGGTTAGACATCAACCCCCGGACAACGGCCCTGGAGGCGAGTGGCCGCACACCCTGTCTGGATCGAAAACCTCGCATGAAGCGTTCCTGGTTTTGGCAGGCGAACGTGATCACGGAGAGTCTCCACGAAAATGA
- a CDS encoding class I SAM-dependent methyltransferase, whose translation MRIVRDLAKRLPGIRNLVRDRDRLLQELATWKVRQSYPPGHYYSPVPSANDVAGIGRKSGREQLSELPGIALNWDAQEALITKLAAYYSEIPFGETKEQRGEHRYYFDNGFYCYADGILLYSLLRHLKPAKLIEIGSGFSSCLTLDVNELFLNGTLHCTFIEPYPERLHDNMRPTDAGSAKVMVQKVQDVPLSTFDELNESDILFIDSSHVGKASSDVNFLFFEVLPRLKPGVWIHIHDVFYPFEYPEEWILAGRSWNEAYMLRCLLMHSSGFEINLWGDALCTHRPDLMRSLMPMCFKNTGAGIWLRRVGK comes from the coding sequence ATGAGAATTGTACGCGATTTGGCAAAGCGACTTCCGGGGATTCGTAATCTGGTCCGGGATCGCGACCGTTTACTGCAGGAACTGGCGACCTGGAAAGTGAGGCAGTCGTACCCTCCGGGACATTATTATTCGCCCGTACCGAGTGCGAATGACGTCGCTGGAATCGGCCGTAAGTCTGGCAGAGAACAGCTTTCAGAACTCCCGGGCATAGCACTCAACTGGGATGCTCAAGAAGCATTGATCACAAAACTCGCGGCGTATTACTCAGAGATCCCGTTCGGCGAAACAAAAGAGCAGCGCGGCGAACATCGATACTATTTTGACAACGGATTTTACTGCTACGCCGACGGAATCCTGCTCTACTCTCTGCTGCGCCATCTCAAACCGGCGAAGCTGATCGAGATCGGTTCGGGATTCTCGTCCTGCCTGACGCTTGATGTCAACGAACTGTTCCTCAACGGAACACTTCATTGCACCTTTATCGAGCCGTATCCAGAGCGATTGCACGATAACATGCGTCCCACCGACGCAGGGTCGGCTAAGGTCATGGTTCAAAAGGTCCAAGACGTTCCGCTTTCGACCTTTGATGAACTCAACGAATCTGACATTCTATTCATCGACTCCTCGCATGTCGGTAAGGCTTCCAGCGACGTCAACTTCCTCTTTTTCGAAGTGTTGCCGCGATTGAAGCCGGGCGTTTGGATTCACATTCACGATGTTTTTTATCCATTCGAGTACCCCGAAGAATGGATTTTGGCCGGTCGATCCTGGAACGAAGCGTACATGTTGAGATGCCTGCTGATGCACAGCAGTGGATTTGAAATCAACCTTTGGGGCGACGCTCTCTGCACTCATCGCCCAGACTTGATGCGATCGTTGATGCCAATGTGTTTCAAGAACACCGGTGCCGGGATATGGCTTCGACGCGTTGGCAAGTGA
- a CDS encoding glycosyltransferase family 4 protein produces MQRKILILYYSSHTVCGIGTWLELLAPELEANGWEVTIGLAWGREFHDPAKIEACRPGFRTVWMDGRTGTEEGRVLAICRAIKQVDPEIVILNCLDSAFEAIQRVRNEGRDLRLVVTNHGNFSHQAAALLSHRDEIDLAVCIGRQSMAVMGMPPWGFDAERLVHLPNAVQGTANENESHGSALRVGFAGRLDSEGRKRVRDTIPFFQRLHELSPSAELWIAGDGNISHEIKEFANQFPEHVRCFGRLSREQLYRDFFPHLDVFVNFSSNEAFCLSIAEAMAHGVVPVTSEFFGLHDEGLVLPKVNALTFPVGDVEQAAILVAGLLNDSVERERMGDNARRHINENFSPHASGLRWSKALEECWARPSITSGTSFQTPRRRGKFGIPESWLERYRRLRHRYFPHQSGGEEWPHYRCRNSDLLENVSNAMGISIAPDAIPHFPQLPSTSVENAHLDQKSHQ; encoded by the coding sequence ATGCAACGTAAAATCCTAATCCTTTACTATTCCTCACACACCGTTTGCGGTATCGGGACGTGGTTGGAACTGTTGGCACCCGAACTAGAGGCCAATGGGTGGGAAGTGACGATCGGCTTGGCTTGGGGGCGAGAGTTTCATGATCCGGCAAAGATCGAAGCTTGCCGGCCCGGATTTCGCACGGTGTGGATGGACGGACGAACCGGAACGGAAGAGGGGCGGGTCTTGGCCATCTGCCGCGCGATCAAGCAGGTCGATCCAGAAATCGTCATTCTGAACTGTCTCGATTCCGCATTTGAAGCGATCCAACGAGTCCGCAATGAGGGACGCGACTTACGGCTGGTGGTGACGAACCACGGGAATTTCTCGCATCAAGCAGCGGCTTTGCTGAGCCATCGTGATGAAATCGACTTGGCCGTCTGTATCGGTCGACAAAGTATGGCGGTAATGGGAATGCCGCCGTGGGGATTCGACGCCGAACGACTGGTTCATTTGCCCAACGCGGTTCAAGGCACGGCGAACGAGAACGAGTCGCACGGCTCCGCGCTCCGCGTCGGATTCGCAGGCCGACTGGATTCGGAAGGCAGAAAGCGAGTTCGCGACACCATCCCATTCTTTCAGCGTCTGCACGAGTTATCGCCATCGGCAGAACTTTGGATTGCCGGGGATGGCAACATCAGTCACGAGATCAAGGAATTTGCGAATCAATTTCCTGAGCACGTCCGGTGCTTTGGACGATTGTCACGGGAGCAACTTTATCGGGACTTCTTTCCTCATTTGGATGTGTTTGTCAACTTCTCGTCTAACGAAGCGTTCTGCCTATCGATCGCCGAAGCGATGGCGCACGGTGTTGTGCCGGTGACATCCGAATTCTTTGGACTTCACGACGAAGGACTCGTTCTGCCCAAGGTGAATGCACTTACGTTCCCAGTGGGAGACGTCGAGCAAGCTGCCATCTTGGTTGCGGGGCTGTTGAACGACTCGGTCGAACGTGAACGAATGGGCGATAATGCTCGACGACACATCAACGAAAATTTTTCGCCGCACGCCTCCGGCCTGCGTTGGAGTAAAGCCCTAGAGGAATGCTGGGCACGACCTTCAATCACGTCCGGAACGAGTTTTCAGACTCCTAGGCGGAGAGGAAAGTTCGGCATCCCTGAATCTTGGCTGGAGCGATACCGGCGACTCAGGCACCGATATTTCCCGCACCAATCCGGTGGAGAAGAATGGCCTCACTATCGCTGCAGAAATAGTGATCTGTTGGAGAACGTCTCCAACGCGATGGGAATCTCAATCGCCCCCGATGCCATTCCCCATTTTCCGCAGCTGCCATCAACGAGTGTTGAGAATGCTCATTTGGATCAGAAATCGCATCAATGA
- a CDS encoding glycosyltransferase, with protein sequence MLTTTIISSVEPEDANVGCVLLREMADCVPPGMLNTVGLLKTGATLASKEETQKNIFCVPNERGALEIQWWRRAQRILKRMKNYEPAIRDSARNVFAHVEQIRSEQLWCILNSTAAIDVAWHLSAQIQIPLLIQVWDDPMYLLMQRSLDRLTRDRTMRRFHQLLGRADRVAVIGESMLEAYRPYTQGEPIIVRHGLADQCHPRSDVPEPTEFRIGFCGGMYSHSAWRAFLAALDHVDWRLADRDVVLVIAGGEISLRASKPAKAIFYGWRSLTEVHSLMSECDLLYMPQAFEGVMRPMTTLSFPTKFSTYVATGRPVFVHTPTYGSLTTFYSEHELGRVANTLEPTKLSEVLLEMTTNPGELKRMAESSAHVSQNVLTRSRFVESVRRFTGCDQ encoded by the coding sequence ATGCTCACCACAACGATCATTTCAAGCGTCGAACCCGAAGACGCAAATGTGGGATGCGTTCTGCTGCGAGAAATGGCCGACTGCGTTCCGCCGGGAATGCTCAATACGGTTGGCTTGTTAAAAACTGGAGCAACACTGGCGTCAAAAGAGGAAACTCAAAAAAACATCTTTTGTGTCCCGAATGAAAGGGGAGCTCTGGAGATCCAATGGTGGCGTCGAGCCCAACGCATTCTCAAGCGAATGAAGAACTATGAACCGGCGATTCGCGATTCCGCGCGAAACGTCTTTGCTCACGTTGAGCAGATTCGTTCAGAACAATTGTGGTGCATCCTGAATTCGACTGCGGCGATCGACGTCGCATGGCACTTGAGTGCCCAGATACAGATTCCTTTGCTGATTCAAGTTTGGGACGACCCGATGTACCTGTTGATGCAACGTTCGCTCGATCGACTCACGAGAGATCGAACAATGCGACGTTTCCATCAACTGCTGGGACGGGCAGATCGCGTGGCGGTCATAGGTGAATCGATGCTGGAGGCCTACCGACCATACACGCAGGGTGAGCCGATCATCGTTCGTCACGGATTGGCTGACCAGTGCCATCCTCGCTCAGATGTTCCAGAGCCAACAGAGTTTCGGATTGGATTCTGTGGCGGCATGTATTCTCATTCGGCCTGGAGAGCGTTCCTTGCAGCGCTGGACCATGTCGATTGGCGACTGGCCGATCGTGACGTGGTACTGGTGATCGCGGGTGGTGAAATCTCCCTCCGTGCATCAAAGCCGGCCAAAGCCATATTCTATGGCTGGCGAAGTTTGACGGAAGTGCATTCGTTGATGAGCGAGTGCGATCTGCTCTACATGCCGCAGGCATTCGAGGGCGTCATGCGGCCGATGACGACTCTTTCGTTTCCGACCAAGTTCAGCACTTACGTGGCAACGGGTAGGCCGGTCTTTGTACACACGCCAACATACGGGTCGCTAACAACGTTCTATTCAGAGCATGAACTCGGGCGAGTTGCCAACACATTGGAGCCAACGAAATTATCGGAGGTACTCTTGGAAATGACGACAAATCCGGGCGAGTTGAAACGAATGGCTGAGTCAAGCGCCCATGTAAGCCAGAACGTTCTCACGCGGTCTCGGTTTGTTGAATCGGTTCGGCGATTCACCGGGTGCGACCAATGA
- a CDS encoding FkbM family methyltransferase, translating to MLRPLKNLTLSLLRKCGWELSRRVSVEERRKLEYEKQLISCWRCLQIYNADLILDVGANEGQFAMLARQLMPETPIVSFEPLESCYTELKSNQDNLKPFEAFHTALGDSPSTTFINRCASTPSSSLLEMGELHKQELPHTASAEQEQITVSVLDNIVAERDWKGQYILKIDVQGYEEQVLLGAKNTLARTLAVVVEISAKPLYLGEPGFDKIYSLMKSHGFEYAGNIDQWRSQKDGRILQFDCLFENTELMLGRSQN from the coding sequence GTGCTCAGACCACTCAAGAACTTAACGTTATCGCTTCTCCGCAAATGCGGATGGGAACTGTCACGCAGAGTTTCGGTCGAAGAAAGGCGGAAACTCGAGTACGAGAAGCAACTGATATCCTGCTGGCGGTGTCTGCAAATCTACAACGCCGACCTGATTCTTGACGTCGGTGCCAATGAAGGTCAGTTCGCAATGCTGGCAAGGCAGCTGATGCCCGAAACACCGATCGTATCTTTCGAGCCTCTTGAGTCGTGCTACACAGAATTGAAAAGCAACCAGGATAACCTTAAACCGTTTGAAGCGTTTCATACAGCGCTCGGTGATTCACCATCCACCACATTCATCAATCGCTGTGCAAGCACGCCAAGTTCATCACTGCTCGAAATGGGCGAACTACACAAACAAGAATTGCCACACACGGCGTCGGCAGAACAAGAACAGATTACCGTCAGCGTCCTCGACAACATCGTGGCCGAGCGAGATTGGAAAGGCCAATACATTCTCAAGATAGATGTTCAAGGTTACGAGGAACAAGTACTACTAGGCGCTAAAAACACCCTAGCTCGCACCCTGGCAGTCGTTGTTGAGATCAGTGCGAAACCACTGTACCTGGGCGAACCAGGGTTCGATAAAATCTACTCTTTGATGAAATCTCATGGATTTGAGTACGCGGGTAATATTGATCAATGGAGAAGTCAAAAAGATGGAAGAATCCTGCAATTCGATTGTCTTTTTGAGAACACAGAACTGATGCTTGGCAGGAGCCAAAACTAG